One region of Archocentrus centrarchus isolate MPI-CPG fArcCen1 chromosome 6, fArcCen1, whole genome shotgun sequence genomic DNA includes:
- the nrn1la gene encoding LOW QUALITY PROTEIN: neuritin 1-like a (The sequence of the model RefSeq protein was modified relative to this genomic sequence to represent the inferred CDS: substituted 2 bases at 2 genomic stop codons), with translation MSPVLSFLCIFXLXKCSLHLLLSPCPLAAASARRCHSIYKGFAECLMALGDSLTDNARKEEDTHEIHSICRSWDAFHDCANVAMAGCPEEAAAVWESLRQESKKMQFSGNLYDMCSNRNSQPAASVSPNGSPNQEEINQESLRGRAYHVAGRLHYPLLLSPLLLLLLFWI, from the exons ATGTCACCTGTCCTGAGTTTCCTCTGCATATTTTAGCTTTAGAAATGCTCTttgcatttat tgTTGAGTCCATGTCCACTGGCTGCAGCCTCAGCCAGAAGGTGTCACTCCATCTACAAGGGGTTCGCCgagtgtctgatggctctgggCGACAGTCTGACGGACAACGCCCGCAAGGAGGAGGACACGCACGAGATCCACTCCATCTGCAG GTCGTGGGACGCGTTCCACGATTGCGCTAACGTGGCGATGGCCGGCTGTCCGGAGGAAGCGGCAGCTGTCTGGGAGTCTCTCCGCCAGGAATCTAAGAAGATGCAGTTTTCCGGAAACCTTTATGACATGTGCTCTAACCGTAACAGCCAACCAGCGGCCTCAGTGTCCCCTAACGGCTCACCCAACCAAGAAGAGATCAACCAGGAGTCACTAAGAGGGAGAGCCTATCATGTGGCAGGCCGCCTCCACTATCCCCTTCTActgtctcctctgctgctgctgttgttgttttggataTAA